One segment of Carya illinoinensis cultivar Pawnee chromosome 1, C.illinoinensisPawnee_v1, whole genome shotgun sequence DNA contains the following:
- the LOC122274551 gene encoding endo-1,3;1,4-beta-D-glucanase-like produces MSGPQCCSNPPTLNPRAGAGYVEPLGGLSSYVSGHPDSKLAIILISDVFGYEAPNLRKLADKVAAAGFYVVVPDFFHGDPFLYENVDRPLPVWLKDHGTDKGFEDAMPVIEAVKNKGISGVGAAGFCWGAKVVVELAKSELIQAAVLLHPSFVTVDDIKGVKVPTAVLGAEIDQYSPIELLKQFEEVLAAKSEVDGYVKIFPKVAHGWTVRYDVEDEAAVKSAEESHQNLLEWFDKHVKA; encoded by the exons ATGTCAGGCCCTCAGTGCTGCTCCAATCCACCAACCCTGAACCCAAGAGCCGGCGCTGGCTATGTTGAACCGCTCGGTGGCCTCAGCAGCTACGTCTCTGGCCACCCCGACTCCAAGCTTGCCATCATTCTCATCTCCGACGTCTTTG GTTATGAGGCTCCAAACTTGAG GAAGCTTGCAGACAAGGTTGCAGCTGCTGGATTTTATGTTGTGGTTCCTGACTTCTTTCATGGCGATCCATTTCTGTATGAAAATGTTGATAGGCCTCTACCAGTTTGGTTGAAGGATCATGGAACG gACAAGGGATTTGAGGATGCAATGCCAGTAATTGAAGCTGTAAAAAATAAAGGTATTTCTGGAGTTGGGGCTGCAGGCTTTTGCTGGGGTG CCAAGGTTGTTGTTGAACTGGCAAAGTCTGAGCTTATTCAAGCTGCAGTGCTTTTACATCCTTCATTTGTCACTGTGGACGATATCAAAG GGGTTAAGGTTCCTACTGCAGTTCTAGGAGCTGAGATTGACCAATATTCTCCAATAGAACTCTTGAAACAGTTTGAGGAGGTCTTAGCAGCTAAATCTGAG GTGGATGGCTATGTTAAGATATTCCCGAAAGTTGCTCATGGTTGGACAGTTAGGTACGATGTTGAAGATGAAGCAGCTGTGAAGTCAGCTGAGGAGTCCCATCAGAACCTATTAGAATGGTTTGATAAGCATGTGAAGGCGTGA
- the LOC122274545 gene encoding endo-1,3;1,4-beta-D-glucanase-like, which yields MSSSQCFENPPTLSPTSGAGTVQDLGGLNTYLTGPPHSKLAILLISDVFGYEAPNLRKLADKVAAAGFLVAVPDFFFGDPIIKRDDPQFDKESWSKAHNTDKGYEDAKAIIAALKSKGASAIGAAGFCWGGKVAVKLASSTDIKAAVLLHPSRVTEDDINDVKVPIAILGAETDHASPLEQMKQFGEKLSVKSEFDNFVKIFPGVAHGWTVRYKDEDEGAVRSAEEAHLDMLNWLNKYVM from the exons ATGTCGAGCTCTCAGTGCTTTGAGAACCCACCGACCCTTAGCCCAACCTCTGGAGCAGGGACCGTCCAAGACCTTGGAGGCCTTAATACCTATCTCACTGGCCCTCCCCACTCTAAGCTCGCCATTCTTCTCATTTCCGATGTCTTTG GTTATGAAGCACCGAATTTAAG GAAACTTGCGGACAAAGTTGCAGCAGCAGGATTTTTGGTGGCAGTTCCTGATTTTTTCTTCGGTGACCCCATTATTAAGCGTGATGACCCTCAGTTTGATAAAGAATCATGGTCAAAAGCTCACAACACA GATAAAGGATATGAAGATGCCAAAGCCATTATTGCAGCTCTGAAGAGTAAAGGTGCTTCTGCCATAGGGGCTGCGGGTTTTTGCTGGGGAG GGAAGGTAGCAGTAAAATTAGCCAGTTCTACCGACATCAAGGCTGCAGTTCTGTTGCATCCCAGTCGGGTCACAGAAGATGACATCAATG ATGTGAAGGTTCCTATTGCTATATTGGGAGCTGAAACGGACCATGCTTCCCCACTGGAACAAATGAAACAGTTTGGGGAGAAGTTGTCTGTAAAATCTGAG TTCGATAACTTTGTAAAAATATTCCCTGGTGTGGCTCATGGATGGACAGTGAGGTACAAAGATGAGGATGAGGGGGCTGTCAGGAGTGCTGAAGAGGCCCATTTGGACATGCTAAATTGGCTTAACAAGTATGTTATGTGA